The DNA region CATCTGCTCATCAACAAGGAAAGTATCATTGTCATGCCGGCATTTAAGCAGAGCTTTCAGGAAAGAAGATTTTTCATCAAGGGTGGTCTCACCGTAGTTGAAAGGATTTTCGCTTATACTCATACCAAAGATCCTCTGCATAAATACTCGGTAAGAGCTGTTTGATCGGGCAAAGCGCACAAGACCGTCTGCTTTCACCTCGATGACTGCCATGGGTATAGTATCGAAATACTTATCAAGGCTGACATCCTCGCCCTGCGAGAATGAAGATATATCATGAAGACTTACCCTGCCCACGATATCGTAATACTGGGACTGTTCAGGGGCTTCAAACCCTATCTGTATGCCCTGAGCGTATTTTTCCAGTATCTTTTCAACAGGTATTGGCTTCTGATAATAGTATCCCTGAAGTTTTGCACAGCCTGCTTCCAGCAGGAATTTTGCCTGTTCCTCTGTTTCAACGCCCTCGCAGACTGTATCAAGTCCCAGTGCGTTTGCCATTCTCAGCAGCTCAGTGAGCATTATCTTGGATTTTGAGCCTTTATTGAACTGCTGCATGAATCTCATATCGAATTTCAGAAGGTCGAAGGGCATACGCTGAAGCATATCCAGTGAAGAATATCCGCTGCCAAAATCGTCCATCCATACCTTGAATCCAAGGGCGTGGAACCGTTCGACCTGATTTTTCATGAAATCAAAATTTTCTCCCAGAACGCTCTCGGTTATTTCTATCGTCAGCATACTGTGACTTATCCCCGCCTTGTCAACGCGGCGGCATATCTCGCTTACTATATCGCAGCTGTCGAAATCGGAACGCGAGAGATTTACGGACTGAGGCATAAGGTCAAGCCCTGCACCCGAAAGTGTTTTTATTTTCTGTAAAACGCACTCGACCACAAAAAGATCAAGCTTGTATATCAGTTTATGATCTTCCAGCACGGGAATGAAATCGCCTGGGGACATAAAGCCCTCAACTGGGTCTATCCATCTTGCCAGTGCCTCTTCATCGCATACCTTGCCGTTGACGGCGCGGACTATCGGCTGATAGTACACCTTTATCCAGCGTTCCTCTATCGCCTTGTCCAGATTTGCGATGATATACTGCTGTCTTTCCTCGGCGTCTTTCATCTTCATATCATAGTAGCTGAATTCTGATGAATAGAGATTTTTCAGCGTGTCACAAGCAAATTTAGCCCTGTCACACGCCATACTTGCTACTATGCCGTCGAACCAGTGCTTATATATACCTACGTGTATGGGCAGCGGCTGCACATCTTTCATGGCAGCACATTCCTCAAACAGAGTTTTCAGCTCTGTTTCAATGTCATCTGCTTTGGTTATGACTGCAAAATGATCCTGTCCCAGACGGCTGGCGTTCTCGTTGCCGAAACGCTTTGCAAGCATCCTTGAAAACGCCTGAAGAAGCTTATCGCCCTCAGCAAAGCCGAACTTGTGATTGTAATACTTCATGCCGCTGAAATCCATGTACAGCAGTGCGGGAGTACCGCCTTCCGCCTGGATCACCTGTCTTTTATTGGTAGCAAGCTCAAAGAAATATGTCATGCTCGGCAGACCGGTAAGATGATCGTAGTAGCTGGCTTTGAGCATACTGTCTTTGTACAGTGCCATCTTGAGCGAATCGCTCAGAAGTGAAACGTCCGCTTCATCTTCGCTGCAAACGCCCTCGTAGGTATACCACACCTGTGCCAGACGTACTCCCTCGTCTGTTCGGATATGTTTAGCCATAGCGTGTATGATCATATAACCTTTGCCATCTATTGCCTTTGA from Ruminococcus albus AD2013 includes:
- a CDS encoding putative bifunctional diguanylate cyclase/phosphodiesterase, encoding MERYRFTDNERALMEKADIPFAIYQFIDKRVVPLILSKGFRDLFGYDDLEKAYYDMANDMYRETHPDDAGRIADAAYRFAVEDAGYDVIYRSKAIDGKGYMIIHAMAKHIRTDEGVRLAQVWYTYEGVCSEDEADVSLLSDSLKMALYKDSMLKASYYDHLTGLPSMTYFFELATNKRQVIQAEGGTPALLYMDFSGMKYYNHKFGFAEGDKLLQAFSRMLAKRFGNENASRLGQDHFAVITKADDIETELKTLFEECAAMKDVQPLPIHVGIYKHWFDGIVASMACDRAKFACDTLKNLYSSEFSYYDMKMKDAEERQQYIIANLDKAIEERWIKVYYQPIVRAVNGKVCDEEALARWIDPVEGFMSPGDFIPVLEDHKLIYKLDLFVVECVLQKIKTLSGAGLDLMPQSVNLSRSDFDSCDIVSEICRRVDKAGISHSMLTIEITESVLGENFDFMKNQVERFHALGFKVWMDDFGSGYSSLDMLQRMPFDLLKFDMRFMQQFNKGSKSKIMLTELLRMANALGLDTVCEGVETEEQAKFLLEAGCAKLQGYYYQKPIPVEKILEKYAQGIQIGFEAPEQSQYYDIVGRVSLHDISSFSQGEDVSLDKYFDTIPMAVIEVKADGLVRFARSNSSYRVFMQRIFGMSISENPFNYGETTLDEKSSFLKALLKCRHDNDTFLVDEQMGSVTVHSCMHRIAVNPNGTYAVSVAVLSVRDNSKGTTYENIARALAADFTSLYYVDLTSEDFMEYSSKQGNDELALERHGKNFFATSHSEALKYLYSDDIEEFLSVFTMENILKSLKEQGTFNINYRLKQENDLVYMSMKAMPMQHDPDHIIVGTRNVDQQMKKNLMLEKMHRNEAVFSRIMALSGDYICLYNIDPVTEEYVEYSASNLYKSYGLAKCGNEFFKTSRETCAKIISEEDHERFKSQFTKENVMSCIEKDGSFTIKYSIVTKDGPLPVTARAVMIREDDGEKLILGVKKSAVA